Proteins co-encoded in one Neofelis nebulosa isolate mNeoNeb1 chromosome 2, mNeoNeb1.pri, whole genome shotgun sequence genomic window:
- the ACMSD gene encoding 2-amino-3-carboxymuconate-6-semialdehyde decarboxylase isoform X3: MGGSSEWSKRTAGIQKFVLEKWTKQAKPQDTLDLCQLLNNDLAATVAKHPRRFVGLGTLPMQAPELAVKEMERCVKELGFPGVQIGSHINEWDLNAQELFPIYAVAEKLNCSLFVHPWDMQMDGRMAKYWLPWLVGMPAETTTAICSMIMGGVFEKFPKLKVCFAHGGGAFPFTVGRISHGFNMRPDLCAQDNPTNPKKYLGSFYTDSLVHDPLALKLLTDVIGKDKVILGTDYPFPLGELEPGKLIESIEEFDAETKDRLKAGNALAFLGLERKQFE, translated from the exons GCCAAACCTCAGGACACTTTAGACCTGTGCCAGCTTTTAAACAACGACCTAGCTGCCACCGTTGCAAAGCACCCCAGGAGGTTTGTGGGTCTGGGGACATTGCCCATGCAGGCCCCTGAGCTGGCCGTCAAGGAAATGGAGCGCTGTGTGAAGGAGCTGGGTTTTCCAGGGGTCCAGATTGGCTCCCACATCAATGAATGGGACCTGAACGCACAGGAACTCTTCCCCATCTATGCA GTGGCTGAAAAGTTGAACTGTTCCCTATTTGTCCACCCCTGGGACATGCAGATGGATGGACGAATGGCCAAATACTGGCTCCCTTGGCTTGTAG GAATGCCAGCAGAGACCACCACAGCCATTTGCTCCATGATCATGGGAGGAGTGTTCGAGAAATTTCCTAAACTGAAAGTGTGTTTTGCACATGGAG GTGGTGCCTTCCCTTTCACAGTAGGAAGAATTTCCCATGGATTCAACATGCGCCCAGATCTGTGTGCCCAGGACAATCCGACCAACCCAAAGAAATACCTTGGTTCCTTTTACACAGACTCCTTGGTTCATGATCCTCTGGCACTTAAACTGTTAACAGATGTCATAGGAAAG gataAAGTCATTTTGGGAACTGATTACCCCTTTCCACTAGGGGAGCTGGAACCTGGAAAATTAATAGAGTCCATAGAAGAATTTGATGCAGAAACAAAG gatAGACTCAAAGCTGGCAATGCCCTAGCATTTTTGGGTCTTGAGAGAAAACAATTTGAATGA